The region TAGGAACTGAGTTTGCTgtcttacttgatttttcagACCGGGTGAGAAGGTAGACTAACTGTCATGGCACCTAGAGCATTAGACTATGAATCGTTGAATGAAAATGTCAAGAAGGTTCAGTATGCTGTTAGAGGCGAGTTGTATCTTCGAGCTTCTGAGCTCCAGAAGGAAGGGAAGAAGGTgtgtgcgtgcgtgtgtgtgtatatagtCTGCTCAAGTTTTCTTTAGAAATGTTGCTGTTCATAATTTTGCTTATGATGTTAAGTGGATTTAAATGAGTTTCTACTGGGTTTATAAGGATGCAACAACTGGagatttttacttgattttgcaCACCTCAATTTTGAATCTGCTGACTAATCTTTATCAATTGCTTCTAGTTTCGGTTGCTTATTCAGTGTCTTCCAAGTGTTCGTATAAATCACTGCCGTTCCTTTGTTGGATATACCTCTTGTTTGtattccctttcttcttcttttgaattCATGAAGGACTTGTCACATGTTGTAACGTGCATTTTTCATTAGAGGGACGCTTTTTCTCTCGTCAAATGTGAAAACTTAGTCCTATATGAGATGCATTTTCTATTGCGTATAATTTGTTTATTGAAGAACAGCATGTATCCGCAAAAACATGTTCTTGCATATTTCGTAGCACAGCCATGAGCCATGCAATAGCAATTAATCCTCCACGGCCCTGCACTTGGCTATCAATGACAATCTTGAACGTTAGACCTGATATTATTCTAGGGCCTTACATGTTACTTTATGTGTAAAATCTTACTTCACATATCATTTTCTTCCTTGTAAAACCATGAGATGGCAtctgcattttggctttaatcaACCAGGAcaaatcattgaattttttttttgtataacaTGCCATTATCCTATGCACATTTCTCTGAGTCTCACTGCTTCAAATTTATTCGGTAGATTATTTTCACAAATGTCGGCAATCCTCATGCGCTTGGACAGAAGCCACTTACCTTTCCTCGCCAGGTTAAGTTGAAGTATATTAAATTCCTGTCTATTTATCTTATGTATTTACTGCTTAAACGAACTGTTTTGAGTTGCTTATGCATTCTTGTCTATATAGTCGAGTTGAACCATGAAAAGTTCTATTGCAGGTGGTTGCTCTCTGCCAAGCTCCATTTCTATTAGATGATCCAAATGTAGGATTGTTTTTCCCTGCGGATGCAATTGCAAAAGCTAAACATTATCTTGCTATGACTATTGGTGGTCTAGGTATCTTCTTCTTATCTGCCTTTTCTTACACAAGTTTGGGATAGGGTTGAAAAATCCAAAGCAATTGTATCGAGTATTTCGGTGTATCATGCGTATATGGGGGTGGTCTATGGAGGGTCATTAGATCAcatgcattgaaatattaagatttttttttagttggttgtGTTCTAGATGCTTCCCCTTATGCCTACTCTACACATATCTTTCCTAATTGTTATTTCATTCTCGCCAATATTCCTTTCACAGATGTTCTTGTCTTAACAactttatgattgttatttcaTTCTCGCCAATATTCCTTTCACAGATGTTCTTGTCTTAACAACTTTATGGTTTTCAATACTGTGCTGCTGAAGTCTAGCTTGTTAAAGAGTAGTTCCACTGAGACACCAGCCTGCAATGCAAATTAAAGCTACTCTTGTTCATATGTTTAGGTGCTTACACTGACTCCCGAGGTATGCCAGGAGTTAGGAAGGAGGTAGCAGATTTCATTGAAAGGCGTGATGGATATCCAAGGTGATGTGTTATAGccattgatttttattgttcaacTCTTTgactacatgaaaaaaataaaaactaaagttgTGTTCCGAATAAATAGTTGTCTTTGGACTGGAAGTGGTAAGCCGAAGTTCACTTTGCTGCTTGCTTTGTTGACAGTGACCCAGAACTCATATTTCTCACTGATGGTGCCAGCAAAGGTGTTATGCAGATCTTGAATACTATTATCAGAGGTGAAAGTGATGGGGTAAGTATACTTCCCTGCAAGTAGTATTGTCTCCCTCTTTGATTGAATGTAGGCTGCTTCTTCTACAACTTTCCAATCCCTTCTTTCCTGCTGGTAACAATGGAGGTTTTCTTTGTCTTAGCACGATTATAGTACCGTTTACAAGATAATGCTTGTTAATACAAAAACTGCATATTTGTCAGATTTTGGTTCCAGTGCCACAGTACCCACTTTACTCTGCTGCAATTTCTCTATTTGGGGGCTCCCTTGTTCCATATTTTCTAGAAGAGACAGCAAACTGGGGTCTTGATGTAAATGACCTGAGACAGTCAGTTGCACAAGCTCGCTCTAAAGGAATAACTGTTAGTATGCTTTGACTCTTCCTATTATATATGCAATTGCTTGCTATCTATTTGGAAATTGAAACCTAAGAAGTTAACTGAAAACTGTAAAAACAGAATGGATCAGGGTACTGGTTTAACTGTCCGGGTTTAGCCAGTTATTTGAACAATCACCCTctgagattatatatatatacttgtgaAGATTGGTTTATTGTCCTCTTCCATTTGAAAACTAAACGTGCATTAATTACCTGCTGACCCAACTTATCTTGTAGCACTCATCACtgcaaaataaatatctaacatGATTGATATGTGATCAGGTAAGAGCAATGGTGATTATTAACCCAGGCAACCCCACTGGTCAGTGTCTTAGTGAAGCTAATTTAAGGGAAATTTTGCACTTCTGTTACCAAGAAAACTTGGTTCTTCTTGGAGACGAAGTTTATCAGCAGAACATTTATCAGGATGAGCGTCCTTTTATCAGTGCTAGAAAGGTAAATATTGTTTTGCCTCGAAATTCAAGTGTTTGTTACCTGGAGTTACAATTTGTATTAGTCATATTTTTGTTGCGACTTTGGAAGGTTTTGATGGGCATGGGGCCACCC is a window of Populus nigra chromosome 10, ddPopNigr1.1, whole genome shotgun sequence DNA encoding:
- the LOC133704963 gene encoding glutamate--glyoxylate aminotransferase 2-like; its protein translation is MAPRALDYESLNENVKKVQYAVRGELYLRASELQKEGKKIIFTNVGNPHALGQKPLTFPRQVVALCQAPFLLDDPNVGLFFPADAIAKAKHYLAMTIGGLGAYTDSRGMPGVRKEVADFIERRDGYPSDPELIFLTDGASKGVMQILNTIIRGESDGILVPVPQYPLYSAAISLFGGSLVPYFLEETANWGLDVNDLRQSVAQARSKGITVRAMVIINPGNPTGQCLSEANLREILHFCYQENLVLLGDEVYQQNIYQDERPFISARKVLMGMGPPVSKEVQLISFHTVSKGYWGECGQRGGYFEMTNIPLKTVDEIYKVASVSLSPNVPAQIFMGLMVNPPKPGDISYEQFIRESKGILESLRRRARMMTDGFNSCRNVICNFTEGAMYSFPQIRLPPKAIDAAKRAGKVPDVFYCLKLLEATGISTVPGSGFGQKEGVFHLRTTILPAEEDMPEIMDSFKKFNDDFMEQYEGHGGYSRL